In Nomia melanderi isolate GNS246 chromosome 5, iyNomMela1, whole genome shotgun sequence, a single genomic region encodes these proteins:
- the LOC116435053 gene encoding uncharacterized protein LOC116435053 gives MSKSSIRKITVDPTKCNTDSRRPSVFERLGTKPAVTAGQNSSDYCRNWALNGSCSYGKNCKYANTHTLISPSKRAKKDNAITTTTGLIEDPFKRLTSKIVKKASHSPDLNLEDWNQTDLEYEDEKVLERRRQLLQRELELQMKKDKEVHGKDKVRQKKKAMTSSSSSRTSSTSSSSSSSSSEDSSSSSTSDSRKKVKKIKSKRHHSGSTDYDEDKERRRKLKLKRLGTKNDKPAVKKKRKLESNLTKKEVAGRSAKKYTSSSTSRKHSSTPRTRSPVIQVPAAVASTAATVLGSSVSVPHHAASNKARERNRTESPKATKARDVEKEDRHYKKVRDADEVPKDSTKTKSFDKGKEQEKEKNRALEEKIKIDERMKVKCKDKDLRSRTPPPSERSKHQHSKEAVSTKARRSRTPEKSSRSKREPSPSKTQDRQISANRSRDVEKKDRESHKSDKTKDREDIRKTEPSSRTRQVTSQEESHRRIGKEFDDKAYVGDKTRQKSRERRDKDHTRDERGHSRLGRDQRDPRDKDKEDLQERCRERQRERDRDRDRDRERDRDRERDRDRDRDRDRDRDRDRQRERDRDRDRDREKETLKARDRDVPPLVSTSISLAADKNPRYSRDKERIVGKDSAFEKNGTRERRSDRERERSETKALSDRDRTSSQRIDNRYDRTAVDKDAPARKTGVNSPRDRFPRERSLDRSTLLDKSVHNAPPPSQAPSLPPVQSSIASSSSSSAPATLSTSRDNLIDRIDTGHYDRERHRRFGTRRETSPRRTIEIDRNYNRNYGRLSEHWDEQEEASTHLDYREHHVHEDERRKPVDGRRYDSPFEERRGIREERSRESRYVVQTADRTSFEDHRHHHHHHRHPLYPGEKLRSNTSIRDENVPNDDWDNHHRDVEHGRERAYGPVDWEEREWRVRALWDSRDSLPRSEVHDEDWNSRYDNSIADWKSNDARKWDNQSVHIRGHYRNDRSKEIEIGESTSHTKRRTYNNSETRDECTVHTSKQASLYGSMKEEPINKKLMELAEGKLSTTREKSIDSFPKKVLLKEKSETKETVTTEPKRSCIDESLQTLHTESDLSDISDDPDDILNMEDITDVDTNKTRSKKTPDTTQRDTQITTQETAPSSPKETIEETVFNSKGKDTTDTMSFRNLEDENMETMDFEEISDGELEEDIKTSGKGLGDALGVDWESLVKETQPRRSTSCNQNAENRWQCKAILHRIGISAKYGGEDLMKKLAKKCGKNDHSEFFLHNVAFMHTALVRNRLLHNLNNEMLPAMDDFLYKNSNVNTEEDVDYDLEVLRPCTALYEEAKCLLQQVV, from the exons TGTAAAAAAGGCATCGCACAGTCCTGATTTAAATCTAGAAGATTGGAATCAAACAGATTTAGAATACGAAGACGAGAAAGTGTTGGAAAGGCGTAGACAGCTTTTACAGCGTGAATTAGAGCTACAAATGAAGAAAGATAAAGAAGTTCATGGAAAAGACAAAGTGAGACAGAAGAAAAAGGCAATGACGTCTTCCTCTAGTTCTCGTACTTCAAGTACATCCAGTAGTAGTAGCAGTTCCAGCAGTGAAGATTCATCTTCTAGTTCAACCTCTGATTCACGAAAGAaggttaaaaaaattaaatctaaaCGACACCATAGCGGTTCTACAGATTACGATGAAGATAAAGAAAGAAGACGAAA attgaaattgaaaaggCTTGGTACTAAAAATGACAAACCAGCTGTTAAAAAGAAGCGTAAACTGGAAAGTAATTTGACGAAAAAAGAAGTTGCTGGGAGATCAGCTAAGAAATATACTTCATCTTCAACGTCAAGAAAACATTCTTCTACTCCTCGTACAAGATCACCAGTAATACAAGTGCCTGCCGCGGTTGCATCTACAGCAGCAACAGTATTGGGTTCTTCGGTATCAGTGCCTCATCATGCAGCATCAAATAAAGCTAGAGAACGAAATAGGACGGAATCTCCGAAAGCAACTAAAGCTAGAGATGTAGAGAAAGAGGACAGGCATTATAAGAAGGTACGAGATGCGGATGAAGTACCTAAAGACAGCACTAAAACTAAATCCTTTGACAAAGGGaaagaacaagaaaaagaaaaaaatcgtgCGTTagaggagaaaataaaaatcgacGAAAGGATGAAAGTAAAATGCAAAGATAAAGATTTACGCTCGAGGACACCACCACCATCCGAAAGATCAAAGCATCAACACTCTAAAGAAGCAGTCTCAACAAAAGCTCGTCGTAGTCGTACGCCCGAGAAATCTTCAAGATCGAAACGGGAGCCGTCACCCTCGAAAACTCAAGACAGACAGATTTCTGCGAACAGATCAAGAGACGTTGAGAAAAAGGATCGTGAGTCTCATAAGAGCGACAAAACGAAGGACAGAGAAGATATCAGGAAGACTGAACCAAGCAGTAGAACCAGACAAGTGACAAGTCAGGAAGAAAGCCACAGACGAATTGGAAAAGAGTTCGACGACAAAGCTTACGTGGGTGATAAAACGCGACAGAAAAGTAGAGAGCGGCGCGATAAGGACCACACGAGAGACGAACGAGGTCATTCGAGGCTTGGCCGAGACCAACGAGATCCGCGTGATAAAGACAAGGAGGATTTGCAGGAACGTTGTCGCGAAAGACAACGGGAGAGGGACCGTGACCGCGACAGAGATCGAGAACGCGATCGTGACAGGGAGAGAGACCGAGATCGCGATCGTGACAGAGATCGTGACAGAGATCGTGACAGACAACGGGAGAGGGATCGCGATCGAGACAGAGATCGggaaaaagaaactttaaaagcTAGAGATAGGGATGTTCCACCTCTGGTTTCCACATCGATAAGTTTAGCAGCGGATAAAAATCCGCGTTATAGTCGCGACAAAGAACGAATAGTTGGAAAAGATAGTGCCTTTGAGAAGAATGGTACACGGGAGCGTAGAAGTGACAGAGAAAGGGAACGATCTGAAACGAAAGCACTCTCTGATCGAGACAGAACATCCTCGCAGCGAATTGATAACAGATACGACAGAACTGCCGTTGACAAGGATGCACCTGCTCGTAAGACCGGTGTAAATTCTCCTAGAGATCGTTTCCCACGCGAAAGATCGCTAGACCGATCAACTTTGTTGGATAAGTCGGTGCATAACGCGCCGCCTCCGTCGCAAGCGCCTTCCCTGCCACCTGTTCAATCTTCTATAGCgtcttcatcatcttcttccGCGCCAGCTACGCTGTCAACGTCGCGAGACAACTTAATCGACAGGATAGACACCGGACATTACGACCGAGAAAGACACAGGCGATTCGGTACAAG ACGGGAAACCAGTCCACGACGTACCATTGAAATTGATAGGAATTATAATAGGAATTATGGACGGTTGTCCGAGCATTGGGACGAGCAAGAGGAAGCATCCACACATTTGGATTATCGTGAACATCACGTCCACGAGGATGAGAGGAGGAAACCTGTCGATGGAAGAAGGTACGACAGTCCTTTCGAGGAGAGGCGAGGGATTCGCGAAGAGAGATCTCGGGAATCTAGATATGTTGTACAAACGGCAGACAGGACGTCGTTTGAAGATCACCggcatcatcaccatcatcacaGACACCCGTTGTATCCGGGGGAAAAGTTACGGAGTAATACGTCTATTCG cgATGAAAATGTTCCCAATGATGATTGGGATAATCATCATAGAGATGTAGAACACGGTAGAGAACGAGCTTATGGTCCCGTTGATTGGGAGGAAAGAGAATGGCGTGTCAGAGCATTATGGGATAGCAGAGATAGTCTTCCTCGTTCAGAAGTACACGATGAAGACTGGAATTCCCGCTATGATAATTCTATTGCAGATTGGAAATCAAATGACGCCCGAAAATGGGATAACCAATCTGTGCATATTCGCGGCCATTATAGAAATGATCGTtcaaaagaaatagaaataggaGAATCTACATCTCATAC TAAAAGAAGAACTTACAATAATTCAGAAACTAGGGATGAGTGTACAGTTCATACTTCTAAACAAGCATCTTTGTATGGTAGCATGAAGGAAGAGCCtattaataaaaagttaatGGAACTGGCAGAGGGTAAACTGTCTACAACTCGCGAGAAGTCTATAGATAGTTTTCCGAAAAAAGttttgttaaaagaaaaatctgAAACGAAGGAAACCGTTACGACTGAACCGAAACGTTCCTGCATCGATGAATCTTTACAAACTCTTCATACCGAAAGTGATCTTAGTGACATTAGTGATGATCCAGATGACATATTAAACATGGAAGATATTaca GATGTTGATACAAATAAAACACGATCAAAGAAAACTCCTGATACAACGCAAAGAGATACACAGATAACGACTCAAGAAACAGCCCCGTCATCTCCAAAAGAGACCATAGAAGAAACTGTATTTAATTCAAAAGGAAAAGATACTACTGACACTATGTCATTCAG GAATCTGGAAGATGAAAATATGGAGACTATGGATTTCGAAGAAATTTCCGATGGTGAATTAGAAGAGGACATTAAAACAAGCGGTAAAGGTTTAGGAGATGCCTTAGGAGTTGATTGGGAAAGTCTCGTAAAAGAAACGCAGCCGCGAAGATCTACATCGTGTAATCAAAATGCAGAAAATCGTTGGCAATGTAAGGCAATTCTTCATAGAATTGGTATTTCCGCGAAATATGGAGGCGAAGatttaatgaagaaattagCGAAGAAATGTGGAAAAAATG atCATTCAGAATTTTTCCTTCACAATGTTGCATTCATGCACACGGCTCTTGTTCGAAATCGCTTGTTACATAATCTAAATAACGAAATGTTACCTGCGATGGACGACTTTTTGTATaa gaatagCAATGTAAATACTGAAGAAGATGTGGATTATGATTTAGAAGTCTTGAGACCGTGTACAGCCCTATATGAAGAagcaaaatgtttattacaaCAAGTTGTATGA